The following are encoded in a window of Panicum virgatum strain AP13 chromosome 5N, P.virgatum_v5, whole genome shotgun sequence genomic DNA:
- the LOC120672766 gene encoding FCS-Like Zinc finger 10-like, with the protein MATDSSALQASSDSIAQKMGFFRVPDLLIKLSTSLSELDVVRSPTSPLDLKFFAGLGNKSPGSSSLEACQNQKIMLGGRVGLGLVDSLADENPTPLGGRKVLLGSDMRITDNLSRKNSSTAPVQAGEVEQKDDNMSDGLKGSIMSLDDIVNSEDYTCVVSRGPNPKTTHIFGDHVFELQAEHLMPGESKDKENISPLVKEGAMSFCSFCSEKLKEGRDIYIYQGDKAFCSTECRENFMEDEMEEGEPMIYQPAPPSSSPLDNGPIFQLIC; encoded by the exons ATGGCAACTGACTCCTCGGCTCTGCAAGCTTCCTCTGACTCGATTGCTCAAAAGATGGGGTTTTTCAGAGTCCCTGACCTTCTTATCAAACTGAGCACCAGTTTGAGCGAATTGGATGTGGTCCGCAGTCCAACATCGCCCCTAGACCTCAAGTTCTTCGCAGGCCTTGGTAACAAATCACCCGGATCATCTTCCCTTGAGGCCTGCCAGAACCAGAAGATCATGCTTGGTGGCAGGGTTGGTCTTGGACTTGTTGATTCCCTTGCTGATGAGAATCCCACCCCTCTGGGCGGTAGGAAGGTCCTCCTTGGATCTGATATGAGGATTACTGATAATCTATCCCGCAAGAACAGCTCCACTGCTCCTGTTCAAGCTGGGGAGGTTGAACAGAAGGATGATAATATGTCTGACGGACTCAAGGGTAGTATCATGTCCCTTGATGACATTGTCAATTCAGAGGATTACACATGTGTTGTTTCCCGGGGCCCAAACCCTAAAACTACCCACATTTTTGGAGATCATGTTTTTGAGCTTCAAGCTGAGCACCTGATGCCTGGTGAAAGTAAGGATAAGGAGAACATATCTCCTCTTGTGAAAGAGGGTGCCATGAGCTTCTGTAGTTTTTGCAGTGAGAAGCTGAAAGAAGGGAGAGATATCTACATCTATCA GGGTGACAAAGCCTTTTGCAGCACAGAGTGCAGGGAGAATTTCATGGAAGATGAGATGGAAGAAGGTGAACCCATGATATATCAGCCTGCACCTCCGAGCAGCTCACCTTTGGACAATGGCCCTATTTTCCAACTGATCTGTTGA
- the LOC120672767 gene encoding 50S ribosomal protein L25-like, whose translation MLLRRPLQTLTLPLLRRHLAAAAAEAVASPPDHHGADPLSPPYDYLPGHPRPDPKHDEVILAVPRASSGRHVAAKERKAGRVPAIVFEQENGQEGGNKHLVSVQSKQIRKLVDHLGRSFFLSRLFRLQVWSEHAGQGELVESVRVLPRKVHLHAGTDEPLNVTFMRAPPSALLKIDVPLMFIGEDASPGLRKGAYFNTIKRTVKYLCPADIVPPYIEVDLSELDVGQKLLMRDLKVHPALKLLQSPDQPICSIIGSRAPEQRKGK comes from the exons ATGCTCCTCCGGCGACCGCTCCAAACCCtcaccctccccctcctccgccgccacctcgccgcagccgccgcggagGCGGTCGCCTCCCCGCCGGACCACCACGGCGCCGACCCACTCTCCCCGCCTTACGACTACCTCCCGGGCCACCCGCGGCCGGACCCCAAGCACGACGAGGTGATCCTCGCCGTGCCGCGCGCCTCCTCGGGCCGCCACGTCGCCGCCAAGGAGCGGAAGGCCGGGCGCGTCCCCGCCATCGTCTTCGAGCAAGAGAACGGCCAGGAGGGTGGCAATAAGCACCTCGTCTCCGTGCAGTCCAAGCAGATCCGCAAGCTCGTCGACCATCTCGGCCGCTCCTTCTTCCTGTCCAGGCTGTTCAGACTCCAGGTCTGGTCAGAGCACGCAGGGCAGGGAGAACTCGTCGAGAGCGTCCGCGTCCTTCCGCGAAAG GTGCACCTGCATGCGGGCACCGATGAACCTCTGAATGTCACGTTCATGAGAGCCCCTCCTTCTGCACTTCTCAAAATAGATGTTCCTCTGATGTTCATTGGAGAGGACGCCTCACCTGGTCTCAGGAAAG GAGCTTACTTCAACACCATAAAGCGAACGGTCAAGTATCTCTGCCCTGCTGACATCGTACCACCATACATTGAAGTGGATCTGAGTGAGTTGGATGTAGGACAGAAACTTCTGATGCGTGACCTGAAAGTTCACCCTGCATTGAAGCTGCTTCAGTCACCTGATCAGCCCATTTGTAGTATTATAGGATCAAGGGCTCCTGAACAGAGGAAGGGAAAATAA